The genome window TGAGTGTGGCGTTCTGCTCCTCCACGGTCTTCACTACAATGGTCGGTACCCCGCTCTTGGGTGTGCTGACTGCCTTCGGGCGGCATCCCACACACGTTGCTGCCACCACTGCCACCGTCAGCACGATCGCCACTGCTCTCTGCAGTCTCATGGTTCCTCCTGTCTGCCATCATCTCGCCGGACGGCGCCGACGTTCCAGCACAGTATGGTTCGCCTTTGCGCGGAGGCAAACGCGCGCATGAGTGCTGGTTCAAACCAGCATCGTCTATCCAGCCATCTCAGGGCCCTCAACCGCCGGTGTTGCCTGTTCGCTCTCCTCCCCCTTGTGCATCACTATCCGTCTCTATCCACGATGCGTACCATGGTGGTATCCCGGCGAGTCTGAGAGCGTTCACGTATACGCCGGACGACCCGACGCATGCCATGTATCCTGCTGAGATCTCCTCCTTCCCGGGTGGCCTCACGGAGTTCTTCGTACAGCTTGATCCTTTGGACCTCCTGCTGAAGTTTCATGTAGCTTCGATATCGGTCCTTGTCAAGCGAACCGTTGTCGACAGCAGCTATGACGGCACACTCTGGCTCAACAGTGTGTGTGCAGTTCGTGAACCTGCACCTGCCCGCAAGCAGTTCGATGTCCGTGAAGCTCTGCTCGACGTTGTCTTCGCTTGCCCACAACTGGAGTTCCCGCATGCCGGGCGTGTCGATGATCATGCCGCCGTCCGGATAGAACAGGAGCGACCTGCTGGTCGTCGTATGCCGTCCTTTGCCGACGGCGCTACTGACGGCCTGTACCTCCTGGCGGTCCTCGCCAAGCAGGCGGTTGATGATGGTCGATTTCCCAACACCAGAGGAACCCAGGAACGCGATCGTTCTTCCGGGAATCAGGTAGCTCCGGACAACGTCCACCCCCTCATTCAGGACCGCACTTACTGCGTGTACGGGGGCACCTGGAGCTACTGACTCAACGGCTCTGACGCGCGCTGCCACGTCGTTGCACAGGTCAGCCTTGTTCAGCACGACGACAGGTTGTGCCCCGCTTGACCACGCTTCGGTCAAGTAGCGTTCGATCCGCCTCAGGTTGAAGTTGCCGTCCAGCCCTGTCACAAGAAACACGACGTCGACGTTCGCAGCGACGACCTGCTCCTCGATGGCCGAGCCTGCGACCTTCCTTGCAAATTGCGTCCTGCGATGCAGGAGAGCGTGGATCAGCGCCCGGTCTTCGTTTGGAAGGGGTTGCAGACCCACCCAGTCACCGACGGCAGGGAAGCCGATGAGCCCTGCCAGGACATGCAGGAATCGTCCCGTGACCTCGGCCTGCCATTCTCCCTGCTCTCCATATGCGATGTAGCCATTCTTGTGCTGTTCAACGATTCGCGCCGGGACGAGCCCGTCGCGTTCAAGACTCTCAAACTGCCGTGAGAAGTAGTCATCCCAACCAAGCGTTGCCAAATACATCTCTTCTGCCTCCGATGTAGTCATCGATTATGGGGTACGTGGCAAACCACGCGCGAATCGCGGAGGGGCGCTCGAGGCGTACTAGCGAGAACGGATGAACTCCGGCAGACCTGCCGGACGCGGGACAGACTCTGTTGACGCTGATCAGGTCAGGAGTTCAGTCGGTAGCGGTCCAGGAGGCGCCCCCAGTGGTACGCACTTCTTCATATGTCGTCATAGAGGTTCCTCCCTTCCGGCCATCGGCCAATGTCTGTTCCAACGATGATTCTACATGGCTGTCGGGACTTGTCAAGTGAAGTCAGTCCATTCTCGTCCGAAGCGGGATGCAGAGCCAGCCATGGCTTTCCGGGTATACTGTTCGGGTGCGCCCCGAGTGGGCGCGTGGAGGAAGACGTGCCCTTTGCCCTGACTGCTGTCCTGTTTGGCCTCATCGTCCTGGCGACTCATTTCATCCAGGGAATCACTGGCTTCGGCTGCGCCGTGCTGGCCATGCCGTTCTGCATCCTCCTGACCGGTATCGACACGGCCCGCCCCGTCCTCACTGTGCTCGCCCTTATCCTGGATATCTACCTGCTGGTCGTCTCGTGGAGGCACGTCGACTGGCGAAAGTACCTGCGTATCCTTGCATTTGTCCTGCCCGGACTTCCCATCGGCATGATCGCCTACAACGTCCTGCCCCGCACCACGCTGATGCACATCCTCGCCGTCTTCATGGTCATCGTCGGCGTCCAGGGGCTGGTCACACAGTTCCGCCCGAGCAGAAATATGCCGCGACCATGGCCTGCTTGGCTTCTCGACAGCCTGCTCTTCATCGGCGGCGCAGCGCAGGGAGCATTCACCTCGGGAGGTCCACCCGTCATTATCTACGCGACCCAGCAGCTGAAGGACAAGGCTTCGTTTCGTGCAACGCTGGTCGCCATCTGGACAACACTCAACGTGTTCATCATCGCAGACATCGTGGTCCGCCACAAGCTGGCCGGTTTGCCGGGGCGACTTGTATTGACATCTCTGCCATTCCTCACGCTCGGCGCCCTGCTGGGAGACGTCGCCCACCGCCGCATCAGCGGGGAGCGTTTCACCCAGCTCATCTACGTGGTACTGGTCATCTCGGCAGTCTTCATGATACTGTAGGAAACGCTCAAAGGAGGAGGTCGGCATGCCTGAACTTCCCGAAGTGGCAAACCTTGCACAGCAGATGGACCAGGAACTCCGCGGCAGGCGCGTGGCGGAGGTGGACGTCGTCCAGCCAAAGTGTCTGAACGTACCGCCAGAGGAGTTCGGTCGATTGCTCGTTCATACACGGGTGACCCGCGTGACGTCCAGGGGTAAGTGGGTCTTCGTGGACCTCGAGCCGGGAGCGACGTTCCTGCTCAACCTCGGTATGGGTGGAGAGATCCTGTTCCACCACAAAGGGGATCCCCTGCCCGGGAACCGCCAGTCGGCCGTCCTCTTCGATGATGGCAGTGCCTTCAGCCAGCACTTCTGGTGGTTCGGCTACGTCCACGCGATCAAGACCACCGAGCTGGCTTCCCATGCCATGACAGCCACGCTGGGTCTCGACCCCATTGACGACGGCGATTTCACCGTGGACGCGTTCGAAAGGGTGCTGGTAGAAAAGAAGAGGAGCGCAATCAAGACGGTTCTCATGGACCAGAAGAACATCGCGGGAATCGGCAACGTCTACATCCAGGACATCCTGTTCGCCGCCGGACTGCATCCCCTGCGCAAGACCGCCGACGTCACTGTATCCGAGCGCACTGCGCTGTACGACGCAATCCGTTCGCAACTGCGGAACGCGCTCGAGTTGGGTGGCCTGGCATACGAGAAGGACCTGTACAACCAGCCAGGGCAGTTCAAGGACTTCCTGATCGGCTACCGCGAGGGCAAGCCGTGCCCGGTGTGCGGGACAACGATCCAGAAGATCCGGACCGGCAGCACGGCATCGTTCATCTGCCCGCATTGCCAGACGTAGCGTGACGCGACACACCACGGCCTGAGGGACAGGCTGTCCAGACGAACGTGAAGGGCCGCAACTGGTCCGGCTGATGTATACGCCGGGCCGCTCACGACCCTTGATGCAGAAACTCAACCAACTGCTGGGAGAGGATTAGGAGCGAGACTCCTGCCCTCAGTTCAGGTCACCGCGGGGGCGGGGATGTCGACAGGCGTCCTGGTCGTGTTGCCTGCCTTGTCGGTGGCGACGATGGCCCCGTGAATGCCGAAACGGTTGACGAGCAACAGTTCGTTGTGCCCAGCGGTCAGCCACGTGTGCAGTGATCCGTCGGCTCCGGTCTCGAGGAATGCCTGTTTCAGGCTGGCTTCGACGATATCGATGCTCACAGTCACGAGGCGGGAAGAGAAGACGCTTTCCTGGGCCTTCCAGGTGATCACCGGCGCAGTCGTGTCCAGCTCTGGAGTCTGCCCGCCATCGACAGAAACGGGTTCAGGAACACCGGTCAGGGGAATGCGGACCATGGTCGGCTCCTTCGACGTCCAGACAAGCACGAAATCGTCTGTCGTGAGCGGTACAGGGACGTTCGCCCGGTCGAACTCCAGACGCACCAATACTTCTGTTAGCGCTCCCACGCTCGTATCCAGCGTGTACGTCGCCTCCTTCTGATACCTGTCAGGCTGTCCGCTTGACCGGTCAGACAACGATGTCAACCGCAGGCGGCGTGGTGCCAGGATCGTGCCGGGCATGCTGAACCAGGCAACAGGACCTCCACTCTGGTCCCAGAACCGTGAGAGAGCGGCGGACAGTCTGATTGAGATGGTATCGGAAACGACTGCAGACGGAGACGCGATGCGGACTGCCGGAGTACCGGCCAGTGCTCCGTTCCGCCCGGTGCGGAAGCGCACGAGCACTGTGAGACGGTCGGCCCGCGGAGTCTCGACCGTCAGGGAGACAGGAGATACGCGACTGACCGTACTGATGCCGTAGTAGTTCGATACCAGCGTCGTTCCCGCAGAGTCATCCCTCAGCAGCAGCCGGATGTGGCTCGCTGTACGCGGGTTCTGGATCATCGCGCTGCGCAGGATGGTGAGATCATGGACTGTCCCGGCAGAGAGTGCCATCGGGACAGGTACAGTGAGGGTGTGTCCTGACCAGTGTGCAGAGGCGCCTGCAGGGGTTCCATCGATCGACACGTCCCCCGCCGCAATGTCGCGGAACCCTGCCCGACTGATGCTGTCGTCGAATATGATGCTAAGGGCCTCCCCCAGTTTCACGTCGCGGCCCAGAAGGAATCGGACCTGGTACTCCTCGTACTCGCCAATATACCCGTCTACAGTACTGACGTTCACAAAGGGGACCGTTTCAGCCGCGCCCACTGGTCGGATCCCCACGCAGGACACCAGCAGAGCGACAACAACAATGATTCCCAGGAATTTCATTCGCATGATACGCCTCCTATTCATAGCGCAGGGCTTCGACGGGTCTCAGCCGTGCAGCCTTGCGGGCGGGATAGACCCCGAAGAAGATGCCCACGGCAATAGAGAAGCCGACGGCAAGCAGGACCGAGGACGTGGTGACAAATGTTGGGAGGAACCGCTGGATGACCAGGTTTGCGACCAGGACACTGAACACGACCCCGATGATACCGCCGATCCCGCTGAGCAGGGACGATTCGATGAGGAACTGCGCCAGGATGTCGCGTTCGCGCGCTCCCAGCGCTTTTCGGATACCGATCTCCCTGGTGCGCTCGCTCACTGACACAAGCATGATGTTCATGATGCCGATACCCCCGACGACCAGCGACAGTCCCCCGAGTGCAGCCAGAAGTGCTGTGAAGATGCTCAGCGTCGAGGAGAAGAGACTGGTGAGCGCCTTCTGGTCGAGGACACTGAAGTCGACCTTGCCGTGTTTCCGCTCCAGGATGCTCGCAATCTGGTTCACGATGGCACCGCTGTCGTTCGGGTTGACGCTCTTGATGGTCGTCAAGCTGATGCGGTCATGCTGCATGCCGAATGACTTCTCGCCGACTGTGAGGGGCAGGATGACGGCATTGTCCGAGTTCCCGAAGAGGCTCTGCCCCTTCGAGGCGGTGACACCTACGACCTTGAAACTCATCCCGTTGATCCGGATGAGCTGACCTATCGGCGACACGTCCGGAAACAGCGTCGACCTCACGTTTGCCCCGATGACCACGTTCCGCGTCCGGTTGCTGACATCGCTGGCGACGATGGGGCGCCCACTCTCGATGGTCAAGTTGTTGACCTCGAAGTAGGTCTCCGTGCCAAAGATACCGCTGCCCGCCATCGTGGTGCTGCCGCGCTTGACCGTGATGCCGATCGTATTGGCGGGCGATACGACGATGGGATATGTCACCCTAGCCTCGATGGCCTTGAGGTCGTCCATCGTGATCTTGGCACCCGTATCCCGTGTCGTGCTGTTGCGGCCGGAGAGAATGCTCGACTGCGCTCCCGGGGTCAGGTACAGGTTTCCTGAGCCGCTGCCCTGGATCTGCCCAAGGATGTCGCGTTTCGACCCCTCGCCCACGGCCATCAGCAAGATGACCGCCGCGATGCCGATGATGATGCCCAGCATCGTCAGGAAGGAGCGCATTCTGGCGCCGGCTATGGAGCGGGTTGCGTTCTTGTAGCTGTCTCGCAGGTCCATGTCAGTCTCCCTCGTCTGCGACGACGAGGCCGTCGCGGATGCGGATGACCCGTTCAGCCTGCGCCCCGATGTTGTCGTCGTGCGTCACGTAGATAATCGTCTTCCCGTCCGTATGAAGCGCCTTGAGGATGTCGATGACCTCACGT of Coprothermobacter sp. contains these proteins:
- the rsgA gene encoding ribosome small subunit-dependent GTPase A, encoding MTTSEAEEMYLATLGWDDYFSRQFESLERDGLVPARIVEQHKNGYIAYGEQGEWQAEVTGRFLHVLAGLIGFPAVGDWVGLQPLPNEDRALIHALLHRRTQFARKVAGSAIEEQVVAANVDVVFLVTGLDGNFNLRRIERYLTEAWSSGAQPVVVLNKADLCNDVAARVRAVESVAPGAPVHAVSAVLNEGVDVVRSYLIPGRTIAFLGSSGVGKSTIINRLLGEDRQEVQAVSSAVGKGRHTTTSRSLLFYPDGGMIIDTPGMRELQLWASEDNVEQSFTDIELLAGRCRFTNCTHTVEPECAVIAAVDNGSLDKDRYRSYMKLQQEVQRIKLYEELREATREGGDLSRIHGMRRVVRRIRERSQTRRDTTMVRIVDRDG
- a CDS encoding formamidopyrimidine-DNA glycosylase → MPELPEVANLAQQMDQELRGRRVAEVDVVQPKCLNVPPEEFGRLLVHTRVTRVTSRGKWVFVDLEPGATFLLNLGMGGEILFHHKGDPLPGNRQSAVLFDDGSAFSQHFWWFGYVHAIKTTELASHAMTATLGLDPIDDGDFTVDAFERVLVEKKRSAIKTVLMDQKNIAGIGNVYIQDILFAAGLHPLRKTADVTVSERTALYDAIRSQLRNALELGGLAYEKDLYNQPGQFKDFLIGYREGKPCPVCGTTIQKIRTGSTASFICPHCQT